The Juglans regia cultivar Chandler chromosome 11, Walnut 2.0, whole genome shotgun sequence genome contains the following window.
ACTATATTGGTGGGAATGAGAACTGAGAAGTATAAAAAGATTAACTTAATTGGAGCCAAGGgtagatcataaaagttaaccTGCTATCTCAACTGAGCATAAGATCCACAGCTAGGATCATTTAGGTCtagaacaaaaaggaaaaaaaaaaaaaaatcctgaggGGGGAGCTAATAGCCCAGCAAAACTATGTCAActgtattatatttttgtaaatttggGTAGCGAATCACATCTCGCAGTGCAAGTGCTAATCTTGTTACACTTCATAAATAGCTTTATTTCATTTGTAGAATGATAAGCTTaacagataaaaaataaaaataaaaagatgcaATGCTAAACACGAGCAACAAATTCCTAAAAAATCGACTCATCCAAGAATATGGGATCGTGCTGATCAAAGGGATGCtcaaaaactgtttatttgttaaAGAAACATAGAGAATTACAGAAGTAAGAATTAAAACAATGCCGTATATGATACGAAAAATTAGAGAATTTATTGCCAGAGAAAAACGATTAGAGTTTGAAACCTAAGGAGCATTTAGGTCGAACTGTTTGGTAACAGGTACGAAACACAAAATCCAGAACGGAAAGGAAAAAGTAATCAAAGTGACGtctaaataaaatgaaaaattggcGAATCAATTTTCGCAAACACACGcacacaaaaagagagagaacttaCTTGAGCCTGGGAACCGATGAAAGGATCAAGCGGGAGATTACTGTcctcatttaataatttcagTATCAATGCAAATCTTTTAACTTTCTTTCGgggttttccttttcttctgtcGCAGCTATGAAAATTCTAGAATTTTCCGAAAGCAAGAGTCTGAGCCCTGAGGTGCGAGAAATAGATTGCCTGGGGAACAAGGAGTCGGAGAGACACATGGCGAGTGCTACTGCTTCCAGAGTAAGGGTGCAAATGTGGCTCAACGACAGCCTAGAGAAACTGCGAAGTGCGAACCGTGCACTTGTGCGTGCGGGCCATGGGCCGAATGTTATTTGAAGACGTTTCAGTGTAGGTGGGCTTTAAATGCCAGCCCAATCACAACGTAAATGAGGCTAGAAAATGAGCAATGACCAAGAGGACAAATTAGACCAAGACGTGGCATCCCTTCATATTGGTGGAAGAATCAGTCTtcttcactttttatttttttttagtgattttaggttatttatatgtataatttttatttttaaggttCTAAATCTTAAtgtgtattttgaattttggcatatatatatatatatatatgttattctCATTTTCCAATTGACATGTTTTTCTAATTTTGGAATATATGTTTTTCTCATTTTCGAAGCAATGACGCTTCGAGGTTGGAACTTGGAGGACAATAGCATTCTGGAAGTGTCCACATGCTGGGAGGAAAGAACTAGAATTTAGTAGTAGAAAGAGAGTTACCCATGAAAAAGCAACACGTCTCTACTACTCTCGGCTGGAGTGAcggagtctctctctctctctctctctctctcaatggaGAAGACCGGCCGATCTGTGTCTCACTCCCTTCTTCACTTCACTGCACACCCTTCTTCCTTGAAGAACCTGAGAACACCAAACTTCACGATGAATCTCTTAATTATTTACACTCCTTGAACTCATCATTTCGCGGGAATTAAGTATAACTATGACAACTTCATCAACACACCTTTCTTTTCTTGGCAATTCCATTCATCCTCCTTCACTTTCCCATAAACCAAACGGAAAGATATCTGTGTTGTTCTTCGGGGAGCGGGTGAGAACAAAATGTACGACAACCGTTCCGAAGCTGAAGTCCTCAGGCCGTGGTGGCTTGGCGGTGGTGTGCGAGAAGGTGGTGGGGATAGACCTGGGAACTACGAACTCAGCGGTGGCGGCGATGGAGGGTGGAAAGCCGACGATCGTTACCAACGCGGAGGGGCAGAGAACGACGCCGTCCGTGGTGGCCTACACGAAGAAGGGGGACAGGCTGGTAGGGCAGATCGCTAAGAGGCAGGCGGTGGTGAATCCGGAGAACACTTTCTACTCCGTGAAGCGGTTCATCGGGAGAAAGATTTGGGAGGTGGACGAGGAGGCCAAACAGATCTCCTACAAGGTAGTTGGCGACGACAATGGCAACGTCAAGCTCGTATGCCCAGCTATCGGCAAGCAATTCGCCCCCGAGGAAATCTCTGCCCAGGTAAgttcatttttaattcctccTTTATTATATAAGCGATCTATGGAGTATCCACGTGAGTTCTTGGTCGTGTATTCAGGTTTTGAGAAAGCTGGTGGACGATGCCTCCAAGTTTCTGAACGATGATGTGAGCAAAGCGGTGATTACGGTGCCGGCGTATTTCAATGATTCTCAGAGGACGGCAACAAAAGATGCTGGTCGCATTGCTGGGTTGGAGGTTCTACGAATTATTAACGAACCCACTGCTGCTTCGCTTGCTTATGGATTTGGCAAGAAAAAAAACGAGACCATTCTCGTCTTTGACCTTGGAGGTGGCACCTTTGATGTTTCAAGTATGTAATCGTCACTGCAACCTACTTGTAGCCAGTTGTCACTTACTCTATTTTACACGTGGTCACACACGGTGTTTGTTCTTcaagaaatgatttatacaagttCGAGATACAAGTTTGGCGTAGTCCTTATTCCTGAATTTAAGGTactaaaacagagcaaaacGTTACAATTGTTCAAgtgaaagattttaaaaaaaggttgtggagACCAAGACATCCCTGCCTGATTTGTGTTCAGATTTgcataaacatatatatgtttttcctGTGCAGTTCTTGAGGTTGGTGATGGAGTATTTGAGGTACTTTCTACCTCTGGTGACACGCATCTGGGAGGTGATGATTTTGATAAGGTTGAAACAAGACCATAAGTAGCTCTTAGCTCATAATCTTTGTTTTCTGAGTTATAGTGACTCTATTACGTTGTatcatttgtatttttctttttctaaaaaaaattgaaacagaGAATAGTTGATTGGCTTGCCGGAAATTTTAAGAGAGATGAAGGCATAGATCTTCGGAAAGACAAGCAAGCTCTACAACGCCTGACAGAGGCTGCTGAGAAAGCAAAGATAGAGCTGTCATCTTTGACTCAGACCAATATTAAGTATATggatatttctctctttttcttttatatatatgtagatatgGCTATTTCTGGGCCTTCTTTCTATAAGTGAATCTGTATCTTAGGCATGATCCCTAAGAAAGCCTTTGTTTTTCCAGTTTACCTTTCATTACTGCCACTGCTGATGGCCCTAAACACATTGAAGCCACCCTGACAAGGGCTCAATTCGAAGAATTGTGTTCAGATTTGCTAGACAGGTATTGCCTTCTGTCAACTAGCACTCTATGCTTtccctgtgtgtgtgtgtgtgttcggGAATAGAGTAATTCTCATATCCAAATACCAGTTTGCTTGATTTCCATTAAttgaattttcctttttatgatTATGAATTTCTGCAATCCGGGTGTCTACTTGCCTGCTTAAGTTCAAGTGGCTTACAACCGCAATCTACTTTTCCATAGGCTACGAGGACCAGTGGAATCTGCCTTGAGAGATGCAAAGATTTCTTTCAAAGATATAGATGAAGTAATCCTTGTCGGTGGTTCAACTCGTATTCCAGCTGTTCAGGAGCTTGTGAGGAAGATAACTGGAAAAGAACCCAATGCGACAGTAAATCCTGATGAAGTTGTAGCCCTAGGTGCTGCAGTTCAGGTTtgttct
Protein-coding sequences here:
- the LOC109005180 gene encoding stromal 70 kDa heat shock-related protein, chloroplastic-like; its protein translation is MTTSSTHLSFLGNSIHPPSLSHKPNGKISVLFFGERVRTKCTTTVPKLKSSGRGGLAVVCEKVVGIDLGTTNSAVAAMEGGKPTIVTNAEGQRTTPSVVAYTKKGDRLVGQIAKRQAVVNPENTFYSVKRFIGRKIWEVDEEAKQISYKVVGDDNGNVKLVCPAIGKQFAPEEISAQVLRKLVDDASKFLNDDVSKAVITVPAYFNDSQRTATKDAGRIAGLEVLRIINEPTAASLAYGFGKKKNETILVFDLGGGTFDVSILEVGDGVFEVLSTSGDTHLGGDDFDKRIVDWLAGNFKRDEGIDLRKDKQALQRLTEAAEKAKIELSSLTQTNINLPFITATADGPKHIEATLTRAQFEELCSDLLDRLRGPVESALRDAKISFKDIDEVILVGGSTRIPAVQELVRKITGKEPNATVNPDEVVALGAAVQAGVLAGEVSDIVLLDVTPLSLGLETLGGVMTKIIPRNTTLPTSKSEVFSTAADGQTSVEINVCQGERELVRDNKSLGSFRLDGIPPAPRGVPQIEVKFDIDANGILSVTAIDKGTGKKQDITITGASTLPSDEVDRMVKEAEKFAKEDKEKRDAIDTKNQADSVVYQTEKQLKELGDKVPAAVKGKVEAKLKELKDAISGGLTQAIKNAMAALNQEVMQLGQFLYNQPGQPGVGHASGTQRGSSGSTGKAADGEVIDADFTDTK